A section of the Brachyhypopomus gauderio isolate BG-103 chromosome 13, BGAUD_0.2, whole genome shotgun sequence genome encodes:
- the LOC143473474 gene encoding uncharacterized protein LOC143473474 — protein sequence MFILVCRYNRVFAYPGDDVTLTSHLSPETSAVSMEIRWFRGIECIYLYKKGQVTVAKAYAGRVSMLTHELEIGNLSLILREVGPGDTGIYGCQVIAEDIKLEKSIHLYMAGTDPLSPERWGLKVAQQDSLDMEESVQTLGMKKSQQLKEKELEACQRDLEMLARQLQEKDRAVQQLGATLQDREQELKEARRRQEEAQEELQGRTRELEVTMEELRRVTRLLQGRLADLESMGAAANEREEHMKNLAGELEMCKQELATLGTKLQEETGRTQKLAVVLQDKERELEEVKMQQEQRADQLLAVNGGRPGEEAVADQRELLNESVALAERHNPKDQLGAIVRWILKKREKRREREEAEVTEMLEKEFLDFFMARKGLLEGEQGKIVASAMKMADLEKALECTETAEDGNELSVQLREAFGRCREAQGKVEQLTKEIDQQRIEVEQRHTHEIQKIREKYEIVSRLEAEMNLLHIILPDVQAYFSRTAAEMRNTPEKCKVVGERESPAHQDGTDRVDEEETEEVLGERAEDGPAEEECATERLVLKEQRAATGQVRGTCAVGTLEHEDPQTQAVPDPDGELDGRALKNGDTDSEGEASEPGRSPEIVNDLAVEIQAVTAEGEGWRDVRLVVEETGQEDMNGEDQTE from the exons ATGTTCATACTAGTCTGTCGTTACAACCGCGTGTTCGCCTACCCCGGCGACGACGTCACGCTTACCTCGCACCTCTCTCCCGAAACAAGCGCCGTGTCCATGGAGATACGGTGGTTTAGGGGTATAGAATGCATTTACTTATACAAAAAGGGGCAGGTGACTGTGGCGAAAGCGTACGCAGGCAGGGTGAGTATGCTGACCCACGAGCTGGAGATAGGAAATCTGTCTCTGATCCTGAGAGAGGTTGGTCCAGGAGACACAGGAATATATGGCTGTCAGGTCATCGCTGAAGACATCAAACTGGAGAAATCGATACATTTATATATGGCAG GAACAGATCCCCTGTCTCCTGAGAGAT GGGGACTGAAGGTCGCACAGCAGGACAGCTTGGACATGGAAGAATCTGTCCAGACTCTTG GGATGAAGAAGTCACAGCAGCTAAAGGAGAAGGAGCTGGAAGCCTGTCAGAGGGACCTGGAGATGCTGGCTCGCCAGctccaggagaaggacagggcgGTACAGCAGCTCGGAGCAACCCTGCAGGACAGAGAGCAGGAGCTGAAGGAGGCGAGGAGACGTCAAGAGGAGGCGCAAGAAGAGCTCCAGGGCAGGACGAGGGAGCTGGAGGTCACCATGGAGGAATTGCGGAGGGTGACGAGGCTCCTGCAAGGGCGACTCGCCGATTTGGAGAGCATGGGCGCAGCAGCGAACGAGAGGGAGGAACATATGAAGAACTTGGCCGGGGAGCTGGAGATGTGTAAGCAGGAACTGGCCACACTGGGCACGAAGCTGCAGGAGGAGACCGGCCGGACTCAGAAGCTCGCTGTGGTCCTGCAGGACAAAGAGCGAGAACTGGAGGAGGTGAAGATGCAGCAGGAGCAAAGGGCAGATCAGCTCCTTGCAG TGAACGGAGGAAGGCCCGGCGAGGAAGCTGTGGCTGATCAACGAGAACTTCTCAACGAGAGCGTCGCGCTGGCGGAAAGGCACAACCCAAAAGACCAGCTGGGGGCGATAGTGAGGTGGATactgaagaaaagagagaagagaagagagagagaagaagctGAGGTGACAGAGATGCTCGAAAAGGAGTTTCTCGATTTTTTCATGGCGAGGAAAGGACTGCTTGAGGGGGAGCAAGGGAAGATCGTGGCCTCAGCCATGAAGATGGCTGACCTTGAGAAAGCACTAGAGTGCACAGAGACAGCAGAGGACGGGAATGAGCTGAGCGTACAGCTGAGGGAGGCGTTCGGGAGGTGCAGGGAGGCACAGGGAAAGGTGGAGCAGCTAACCAAAGAGATAGACCAACAGAGGATTGAGGTCGAGCAGAGGCACACACACGAGATACAGAAGATCAGGGAGAAATATGAGATTGTGTCCAGGCTAGAAGCAGAAATGAATCTCCTGCATATCATCCTACCCGATGTCCAGGCGTACTTTAGCAGGACGGCGGCAGAAATGCGAAATACACCTGAGAAATGCAAGGtagtgggagaaagagagagcccGGCTCACCAAGACGGCACCGACAGAGTGGATGAGGAAGAAACAGAGGAGGTACTTGGAGAGCGGGCGGAGGACGGACCAGCCGAGGAAGAGTGTGCAACCGAAAGGCTCGTGTTGAAAGAACAACGTGCAGCCACGGGCCAGGTACGAGGCACGTGTGCCGTCGGGACACTGGAGCATGAAGACCCGCAAACCCAGGCAGTCCCAGACCCAGACGGAGAGCTAGATGGCAGGGCTTTGAAAAACGGGGACACCGATTCGGAAGGTGAGGCGTCAGAACCGGGAAGATCGCCTGAAATTGTGAATGACCTGGCGGTCGAAATTCAGGCAGTGACAGCAGagggggagggatggagagacgtGAGGTTGGTTGTTGAGGAGACAGGTCAGGAGGACATGAATGGAGAAGATCAAACCGAATAG